One Salvia splendens isolate huo1 chromosome 12, SspV2, whole genome shotgun sequence genomic window carries:
- the LOC121757933 gene encoding transcription factor bHLH80-like — protein sequence MWKVNGPPLEPPKIRKREKPRQLQGLGGSLDLEVENLLEDSVMCRSRAKRGCATHPRSIAERERRTLQELVPNMDKQTNTADMLEKAVAYVKHLQKEVQIIWKLFPRPHPFTVVPLASGYQPGEDLYG from the exons ATGTG GAAAGTAAACGGGCCTCCGCTTGAGCCTCCAAAGATAAGG AAACGAGAGAAGCCTAGGCAACTGCAAGGCTTAGGTGGATCATTGGATCTCGAGGTGGAGAATCTTTTGGAAGACTCAGTTATGTGTAGGTCACGAGCAAAACGTGGTTGTGCTACTCATCCTCGCAGCATTGCTGAAAGG GAGAGAAGAACACTGCAAGAACTTGTCCCTAATATGGATAAG CAAACGAACACTGCAGACATGTTAGAAAAAGCTGTAGCTTATGTCAAGCATCTGCAGAAAGAGGTCCAG ATTATCTGGAAACTTTTCCCTAGGCCACATCCTTTTACCGTTGTCCCTCTAGCTAGTGGATATCAGCCTGGAGAAGATCTGTATGGTTGA
- the LOC121759652 gene encoding patellin-3-like: MAESEPPPPPAAHYPPEHSEKPPPLEDPSASSAAEDNKGEILKETVTIIQKESPLETTLSQPLSAALTLPQATEKGKVPESLVSFKEESNKISDLSLDERRALDEFKLLVQESLKSRVFLEGLASDSEKSSEEVSIWGVPLLRDERSDVVLLKFLRARDFDVRDAYVMLSNTIKWRRDFRVDQLLKEDLGDDLEKVVYMHGHDKEGHPVCYNVYGEFQNEELYMKIFADEEKRWRFLRWRIQFLEASIRKLDFSPGGINTIFQVSDLKNSPGLGKTELRIATKQALQILQDNYPEFVAKQVFINVPWWYLAFYRMISPFLTQRTKSKFIFAGPTRTAPTLFKYILPEQMPTQYGGLSVDLCECNPEFSMDDPVTEITVKPATKQIMEIIVHEKCSLVWEIRVVGWEVSYSAEFVPQRGYTVLIQKSMKMAANDVPVVHDNFSVSELGKILLTIDNPTSKKKKLLYRFKVAPYVHQS; this comes from the exons ATGGCAGAAAGcgaacctccaccgcctcccGCCGCCCACTACCCGCCGGAGCACTCAGAAAAGCCACCACCATTGGAAGACCCATCAGCTTCGTCGGCGGCGGAGGACAATAAAGGAGAAATCTTGAAAGAAACGGTTACTATAATTCAAAAAGAATCCCCTTTGGAAACTACTCTCTCTCAACCGCTATCAGCTGCTTTAACATTGCCCCAAGCAACGGAAAAGGGGAAAGTCCCAGAATCTCTCGTTTCTTTCAAGGAAGAAAGCAACAAAATTTCGGATCTTTCTCTCGATGAGCGGAGAGCCCTCGACGAGTTCAAGCTTCTAGTTCAAGAATCTCTTAAAAGTCGAGTCTTTTTGGAGGGTTTGGCTTCAGACAGCGAGAAATCAAGTGAGGAGGTATCAATATGGGGCGTGCCGTTGCTGAGAGATGAGAGGAGTGATGTTGTTCTGCTTAAATTTCTGCGAGCTCGTGATTTTGATGTGAGGGATGCTTATGTTATGTTGAGCAACACAATCAAATGGAGAAGGGACTTTAGAGTTGATCAACTCTTGAAGGAGGATTTGGGGGATGATCTTGAGAAAGTTGTTTATATGCACGGCCATGATAAGGAGGGGCACCCGGTTTGTTACAATGTTTATGGTGAGTTTCAGAATGAAGAACTTTACATGAAGATTTTTGCAGATGAGGAGAAGAGGTGGAGGTTTTTGAGATGGAGGATTCAGTTTCTTGAAGCAAGTATTAGGAAGCTGGATTTTAGTCCTGGTGGGATCAACACTATCTTTCAAGTTAGTGATCTCAAGAACTCGCCTGGCCTCGGGAAGACTGAGCTTCGGATTGCTACTAAACAGGCCTTGCAGATTCTTCAAGATAACTATCCTGAGTTTGTAGCAAAGCAG GTTTTCATCAATGTTCCTTGGTGGTATCTTGCTTTCTACAGAATGATCAGTCCCTTCTTGACTCAGAGGACAAAGAGCAAATTCATATTTGCTGGCCCGACAAGGACTGCTCCTACTCTTTTCAA GTACATTTTACCAGAGCAAATGCCAACTCAATACGGTGGGCTTAGTGTGGATCTCTGTGAATGCAACCCGGAATTCTCCATGGACGATCCAGTCACTGAGATCACTGTGAAACCGGCAACCAAGCAAATCATGGAGATTATTGTGCATGAG AAATGCAGCCTTGTGTGGGAGATTCGTGTGGTGGGATGGGAAGTGAGTTACAGTGCTGAATTTGTACCACAGCGTGGTTACACGGTGCTGATACAAAAGAGCATGAAGATGGCTGCAAACGACGTGCCAGTTGTGCACGACAATTTCAGTGTTTCTGAGCTTGGTAAGATATTGCTTACCATTGACAACCCAActtccaagaagaagaagctgctGTATCGATTCAAAGTTGCTCCCTACGTCCACCAATCTTGA
- the LOC121757174 gene encoding transmembrane 9 superfamily member 1-like, with amino-acid sequence MMSDVRSFSALIIFLAFVASPVFGKYKADDPVTLWVNKVGPYNNPQETYNYYSLPFCRTSKTAAHKWGGLGEVLGGNELIDSQIDIKFKKDVGKTVICEIELDAAKVKQFKDAIDNSYWFEFFMDDLPLWGFIGEVLPDKNRDNKHVLFTHKSLVINYNGNQVIHVNLTQENPKSLEEGRTLDMTYSVKWTPTNTTFARRFDVYLDYPFFEHQIHWFSVFNSFMMVIFLTGLVSMILMRTLRNDYAKYAREDDDLETLERDVSEESGWKLVHGDVFRPPQNLALLTAVVGTGAQLATLVLLVIILAIVGMLYIGRGAIVTTFIVCYAFTSFIAGYVSGGMYSRHGGKKWITSMILTASLFPFLCFGIGFILNTIAIFYGSLAAIPFGTMVVVFVIWAFISFPLALLGTVVGRNWSGAPNNPCRVKTIPRPIPEKKWYLTPSVISLMGGLLPFGSIFIEMYFVFTSFWNYKVYYVYGFMLLVFVILIIVTICVTIVGTYFLLNAENYHWQWTSFFSAASTALYVYSYSIYYYHVKTKMSGFFQTSFYFGYTLMFCLGLGILCGAVGYLGSNLFVRRIYRNIKCD; translated from the exons ATGATGTCAGACGTCCGATCATTCTCCGCTCTCATCATCTTCCTTGCGTTCGTCGCCTCTCCTGTTTTCGGCAAG TACAAAGCTGATGATCCTGTCACCCTATGGGTGAACAAGGTTGGCCCATATAACAACCCCCAGGAGACCTATAACTATTATAGCCTCCCGTTTTGCCGCACGTCCAAAACTGCTGCACACAAGTGGGGTGGGCTTGGTGAGGTTCTTGGAGGGAATGAACTTATCGATAGCCAAATTGACATAAAGTTTAAGA AGGATGTTGGCAAGACTGTAATTTGTGAAATTGAACTAGATGCTGCAAAAGTTAAACAGTTCAAGGATGCCATTGACAATTCTTATTGGTTTGAGTTTTTTATGG ATGATCTGCCGTTATGGG GTTTTATTGGTGAGGTTCTTCCGGATAAAAATCGTGATAACAAGCATGTGCTCTTTACCCACAAAAGTCTTGTAATTAACTACAATGGAAATCAG GTTATTCATGTCAACCTCACTCAAGAAAACCCTAAGTCACTTGAAGAGGGGAGAACACTGGATATGACTTACTCGGTCAAATGGACTCCAACTAACACCACATTTGCACGTCGTTTTGATGTATATCTGGATTACCCCTTTTTTGAGCACCAG ATCCATTGGTTTTCTGTCTTCAATTCTTTCATGATGGTGATATTCCTCACTGGCTTGGTGTCTATGATACTAATGCGCACACTGCGCAATGATTATGCGAAATATGCTCGGGAAGACGATGATCTTGAGACTCTG gaACGGGATGTAAGTGAAGAATCCGGTTGGAAACTTGTCCATGGTGATGTGTTTCGGCCTCCCCAAAATTTGGCTCTACTCACTGCTGTTGTCGGCACTGGTGCTCAACTAGCAACGCTTGTTCTGCTTGTCATCATTTTAGCTATTGTTGGAATGTTGTACATAGG GAGAGGAGCTATTGTAACTACCTTTATTGTATGTTATGCTTTTACCTCATTTATAGCTGGTTATGTGAGTGGTGGCATGTATTCACGTCATGGGG GTAAGAAGTGGATAACATCAATGATCCTCACAGCATCACTTTTCCCATTCCTGTGTTTTGGGATTGGCTTCATCTTAAACACAATTGCTATATTTTATGGGTCTCTAGCTGCCATTCCCTTTGGTACCATGGTGGTTGTTTTTGTCATATGGGCTTTTATTTCTTTCCCGTTGGCTCTGCTTGGCACTGTTGTTGGAAGAAACTGGAGTGGTGCGCCAAACAATCCTTGCCGAGTAAAAACCATTCCTCGTCCGATACCTGAGAAGAAATGGTATCTGACTCCATCAGTTATCTCTCTCATGGGAGGTCTACTCCCTTTTGGAAGCAtttttattgaaatgtatttcgTCTTCACTTCCTTCTGGAATTACAAG GTTTACTATGTATATGGCTTCATGCTTCTCGTCTTTGTAATTCTGATCATTGTCACCATTTGCGTGACAATTGTGGGTACATATTTCTTACTGAATGCTGAGAACTATCACTGGCAATGGACTTCGTTCTTCTCTGCAGCTTCCACCGCTCTATATGTATACTCCTATTCTATATACTACTATCACGTCAAGACTAAGATGTCTGGCTTCTTCCAGACCAGCTTTTATTTTGGATACACTCTGATGTTTTGTCTCGGCTTGGGAATCCTCTGTG GTGCCGTTGGATACCTGGGCTCCAACTTGTTTGTGAGGAGAATTTACAGGAATATCAAATGTGACTAA